One window of the Natrinema sp. CBA1119 genome contains the following:
- a CDS encoding cytochrome P450, producing the protein MLHDLRHTIEDIARSQLDIALEDGPEFDFVTDFAVPVPLRIVMQLVGIPQRDHKQLLSWLETFRGVMNTEYSAVESKNPAAMEATVDYFERLVDARKTDPKDDLISRLVVESELSDAEIGANCFDFIMAGQGTMSEFLSNALSLFDRHGLFEQLIQYEMEVVLEEVLRYRSPLQSRVRETTESVTLHGMEIPDGESVVLWIGAANRDPQKYDDPDTFVPDRDPDHLAFGSGTHVCIGAPLARLEGPIVLRTVVDRVDDIEIRHDEATPKPKASKLGFERLPVSVTPT; encoded by the coding sequence ATGCTACACGATCTTCGACACACCATCGAGGATATCGCCCGCTCGCAACTCGACATCGCGCTCGAGGACGGCCCGGAGTTCGACTTCGTAACGGATTTCGCGGTCCCTGTCCCGTTGCGGATCGTTATGCAGTTAGTCGGTATCCCACAGCGTGACCACAAGCAGCTGCTGTCGTGGTTGGAGACATTTCGGGGGGTGATGAACACGGAGTACAGCGCTGTCGAGAGCAAGAATCCGGCCGCGATGGAAGCCACAGTTGACTACTTCGAACGGTTGGTAGATGCTCGGAAAACGGACCCCAAGGACGATCTCATCTCCCGTCTCGTCGTGGAATCCGAATTGAGTGATGCGGAGATCGGCGCGAATTGTTTCGACTTCATCATGGCGGGACAGGGAACGATGTCCGAGTTTCTCTCAAACGCCCTCTCTCTCTTCGACCGTCACGGCCTGTTCGAACAGCTTATCCAGTACGAGATGGAGGTCGTGCTTGAGGAGGTGTTGCGGTACAGGAGTCCGTTGCAATCTCGGGTTCGCGAGACTACCGAATCCGTGACACTACACGGGATGGAGATCCCGGACGGCGAATCCGTCGTCCTCTGGATTGGCGCGGCGAACCGAGACCCGCAAAAGTATGACGATCCCGATACGTTCGTGCCTGACAGAGATCCCGACCATCTAGCGTTCGGCAGCGGGACACACGTCTGTATCGGCGCTCCGCTCGCGCGTCTTGAAGGACCGATAGTACTGCGTACAGTCGTCGACCGTGTCGATGATATTGAGATCCGTCACGACGAAGCGACACCGAAGCCCAAGGCGTCGAAACTCGGTTTTGAACGATTGCCCGTCTCTGTGACTCCGACGTGA
- a CDS encoding putative quinol monooxygenase, with the protein MLVAHSEVPVKPASRETAMELLETMAVRSRAEAGVIDYRVTVDLEDPNTFRIIEQYEDEAAFESHESSTHLDRFQSEITPCLAEEAELTRFTVTSETALPGP; encoded by the coding sequence ATGCTAGTTGCCCACTCCGAAGTTCCGGTGAAACCGGCATCTCGAGAGACTGCGATGGAACTGCTCGAAACGATGGCGGTCAGGTCGCGTGCGGAAGCCGGTGTGATCGACTACCGAGTCACAGTTGACCTCGAGGATCCCAATACGTTCAGGATCATAGAACAGTACGAGGACGAAGCTGCCTTCGAATCACATGAATCGAGCACCCACCTCGACCGGTTTCAGTCAGAGATCACTCCCTGCCTCGCTGAAGAGGCGGAACTCACTCGCTTCACTGTCACGTCAGAGACGGCGTTACCTGGCCCCTGA